One window of Sphingobacteriales bacterium genomic DNA carries:
- a CDS encoding glycoside hydrolase family 97 protein gives MLFLFSSLFCLQLSAQKIDSPDGRLRLQILSGIDGSFQYSLFSDNKPVIVNGSLGIMLHHTPSFDKGFTIKSIDTLLVDENWEPVWGEESHIRNHYRELLLTLSQPSVNHRLFKIQFRLFNDGLGFRYIFPEQKDLSHFIVSEELTTFPMTANHKTFWIPGDYDSNEYSYYTTPISEIHAFDGKKENGIAFKKLVNDSLVQTPLLMKTNEGLYIAIHEAALVNYPAMHLQAYRSKWVFTSHLVPDALGNKAYLQTPSQSPWRTIIIGRTAGDILMSRLILNLNEPSKLENTSFIKPGKFVGVWWEMHIGKSTWELGNKDINKIPEEQRSSFVGHGATTKNVKRYIDFAAQHRFDYVLVEGWNIGWEDWFGKWKEDVFDFVTPYPDFDVAVLSKYAKDRGVQLIMHHETSASATNYERQMDTAYRFMQKFGYGSIKTGYVGKIIPRGEHHDGQWMVNHYNRVVQKCAEYRFMIDAHEPVRPTGLHRTYPNWLTSEAARGNEFNAWSIGNPPEHETILPFTRLLGGPMDYTPGIFQIKLDAYREGKTEQIHTTLAKQLALYVTLFSPLQMAADLPENYQKHPDAFQFIKAVPTDWDRTEILDAEPGDFIYTVRKQKGKGNWYVGAITDENARMFNAKLSFLEKGKQYKATIYKDANNAHWQNNPMAYSIETKKVTATTLLNIPLVAGGGCAISIVEE, from the coding sequence ATGTTGTTTTTATTTTCAAGTCTCTTTTGTTTACAATTGTCAGCACAAAAAATAGATTCTCCCGATGGGCGATTGCGCTTACAAATATTGTCCGGCATAGACGGCAGTTTTCAATACAGCCTTTTTTCAGACAACAAACCGGTTATAGTCAATGGCTCATTGGGCATTATGCTGCACCACACCCCATCCTTTGACAAAGGATTTACAATCAAAAGTATTGACACACTATTAGTTGATGAAAACTGGGAACCTGTTTGGGGAGAAGAAAGCCATATTCGCAATCATTACCGGGAATTGTTGCTGACACTTTCACAACCTTCTGTTAATCATCGTTTATTTAAGATTCAATTCCGATTATTTAACGATGGGCTTGGGTTTCGGTACATTTTTCCGGAACAAAAAGATTTGTCTCATTTCATCGTCAGTGAGGAGCTTACCACTTTTCCTATGACAGCCAATCATAAAACTTTTTGGATACCGGGCGACTATGACAGCAACGAATATTCTTATTATACTACACCTATCAGTGAAATCCATGCCTTTGACGGGAAAAAGGAAAATGGCATTGCATTTAAAAAGCTGGTAAACGATAGTTTGGTACAAACGCCGTTGTTGATGAAAACTAACGAAGGGCTATATATAGCAATTCACGAGGCAGCGTTGGTGAACTACCCTGCCATGCACCTACAAGCATACCGATCGAAATGGGTTTTCACTTCTCACCTTGTACCTGATGCTTTAGGTAATAAAGCCTATCTTCAAACGCCTTCCCAATCACCATGGAGAACAATTATCATCGGAAGAACTGCCGGTGATATTTTGATGTCGCGATTGATTTTAAATCTCAATGAACCTTCAAAATTAGAGAATACCTCATTTATCAAACCCGGCAAATTTGTTGGAGTTTGGTGGGAAATGCATATTGGTAAAAGCACTTGGGAGTTAGGAAACAAAGATATTAACAAAATACCTGAAGAACAGCGTTCTTCTTTTGTTGGTCATGGTGCAACTACTAAAAATGTGAAACGGTATATTGATTTTGCTGCTCAACATAGGTTTGATTATGTATTGGTTGAGGGTTGGAATATCGGATGGGAAGATTGGTTTGGCAAGTGGAAAGAAGATGTATTTGACTTTGTAACTCCATATCCTGATTTTGATGTGGCAGTACTGAGTAAATATGCAAAGGATAGAGGGGTACAACTTATAATGCACCATGAAACTTCGGCATCAGCAACCAATTACGAAAGGCAGATGGACACTGCTTACCGTTTTATGCAAAAATTTGGTTACGGTTCCATTAAGACCGGTTATGTAGGAAAGATTATTCCTCGCGGAGAACATCACGATGGTCAATGGATGGTTAATCATTACAATCGGGTTGTTCAGAAATGTGCCGAATACCGTTTTATGATAGATGCCCATGAACCGGTGCGTCCAACAGGGTTGCATCGAACTTATCCAAACTGGCTTACCTCAGAAGCAGCAAGAGGTAACGAATTTAACGCCTGGAGCATTGGTAATCCACCTGAACACGAAACTATTCTGCCCTTTACCCGATTGCTGGGCGGACCTATGGATTATACTCCGGGGATATTTCAAATCAAACTTGACGCTTACAGGGAAGGGAAAACGGAACAAATTCACACCACACTGGCAAAGCAATTAGCTTTATATGTTACCCTTTTTAGTCCGCTTCAAATGGCTGCCGACCTTCCTGAAAATTATCAAAAACACCCCGATGCCTTTCAGTTTATTAAAGCTGTGCCGACAGACTGGGACAGAACCGAAATATTAGATGCCGAGCCGGGAGATTTTATCTATACAGTCCGAAAACAGAAGGGAAAAGGGAACTGGTATGTTGGCGCAATCACTGATGAAAATGCCCGAATGTTTAACGCCAAGTTATCTTTTCTGGAAAAGGGAAAACAATATAAAGCCACGATTTACAAAGATGCCAACAACGCGCACTGGCAAAACAACCCGATGGCATACAGCATCGAAACCAAAAAAGTAACCGCCACTACTTTATTAAATATCCCATTAGTGGCAGGAGGAGGTTGTGCGATAAGTATAGTTGAAGAGTAG
- a CDS encoding S8 family serine peptidase, translated as MKNIFIISLLMFAFAYTAYSQTQPEMEIEIPPLEDLEMIPDQFIVMIKESVAKPVILQDMGTVQDRNRKETSGQLAREANEAVINAVAERSGVKRDNILHVYADVVVGFAAKLTPDQVIRLQSDPDVEEVYQDFEFGLTQTEVEYDPIIEETAFAAQTTPCSITKAGGSVNGANKSTWIWIADTGIDLDHPDLNVETSGTFAKSFVWNESVNDGHGHGTHVAGIAAAKNNTIGVVGMSAGAKVVPVKVMKNNGKGSNSDIKAGLNHVAKHYIKGDVVNMSLGQKGKNNCENTSLGIRNAIRNLADAGVHVVIASGNESSCANDYFPGCIDRTRVYTVGSISCNNVCAASSNFSIGPVDWVAVGVSVLSTWKGGGYTTSSGTSMAAPIVAGIIHSKNGAPVSAGNISCGNGCAAAKNYKIAKR; from the coding sequence ATGAAAAACATTTTCATTATTAGCCTGCTAATGTTTGCCTTTGCTTATACTGCATATTCGCAAACCCAACCCGAAATGGAAATTGAAATTCCACCGCTCGAAGATTTGGAAATGATACCCGACCAATTTATTGTTATGATTAAGGAAAGTGTTGCAAAACCTGTAATCCTTCAGGATATGGGAACGGTTCAAGACCGCAACCGAAAAGAAACAAGCGGTCAGCTTGCAAGAGAGGCAAACGAAGCAGTTATTAATGCAGTTGCAGAAAGAAGCGGAGTCAAAAGAGACAATATTCTTCATGTATATGCCGATGTAGTGGTAGGTTTTGCCGCAAAACTCACTCCTGACCAAGTCATCCGGCTTCAGTCTGACCCCGATGTTGAAGAAGTTTATCAAGATTTTGAATTTGGTCTGACTCAAACTGAAGTTGAATACGACCCCATAATTGAAGAAACTGCTTTTGCAGCACAAACCACTCCCTGCTCTATTACAAAGGCAGGAGGTTCTGTTAACGGAGCCAATAAAAGCACCTGGATTTGGATAGCAGATACAGGGATTGACCTCGACCATCCGGATTTGAATGTTGAAACATCTGGCACATTTGCCAAATCATTTGTCTGGAACGAAAGTGTAAACGATGGGCACGGACATGGAACCCATGTTGCGGGTATAGCTGCTGCCAAAAACAACACTATTGGTGTTGTAGGAATGTCAGCCGGCGCAAAAGTGGTTCCTGTAAAGGTGATGAAAAACAACGGAAAAGGCAGCAACAGCGACATTAAAGCCGGATTAAACCATGTCGCCAAACATTATATAAAGGGAGATGTGGTCAACATGAGTTTAGGGCAGAAAGGTAAAAATAACTGCGAAAATACCAGTCTGGGGATAAGAAACGCAATTCGTAATCTGGCAGATGCCGGTGTGCATGTTGTTATTGCTTCAGGCAACGAAAGCAGTTGTGCCAACGATTATTTTCCGGGTTGCATTGACAGAACCAGAGTTTACACAGTTGGATCTATTTCCTGTAATAACGTGTGTGCCGCAAGTTCCAACTTTAGTATCGGACCGGTTGATTGGGTTGCCGTTGGTGTGAGCGTACTTTCTACCTGGAAAGGAGGTGGTTACACTACAAGTTCAGGTACTTCAATGGCAGCACCTATAGTTGCAGGGATTATTCACTCCAAAAACGGAGCACCTGTAAGCGCAGGAAATATCAGTTGCGGTAACGGCTGTGCAGCTGCTAAAAACTATAAAATTGCTAAGAGATAA
- a CDS encoding tail fiber domain-containing protein translates to MRHFYATLSILFFTVCFTSLVVAQAPQLINYQAIARNASGQALTNQDITIRFYVRQNNPAGLVLFSELHNTTTNQYGLFSLQIGGGVQINGQFVNIPWTDGMNKFLQVELDPDGPFGPEPTFDMGTQQLVSVPFSLYAQNTKWVRLDNNNLSVGNSLYNMSGSANVTLGNQNLQSNTSGGHNTAVGNNALAGNTDGFFNTALGGGSLNANTSGFFNTSAGHSSLSENTIGRGNSAFGFESLLSNTSGFSNVAIGVKSLAINSTRSNLVAVGDSTLYNNGLGATLFEHGTANTALGSKALFANTIGFRNTAVGSQSLYFNTIGANNVALGANSLRNNNIGSANSAIGTFSLASNTTGSNNTATGYATLQDNTTGSSNAAFGYFSLGKNTSGSFNVATGMQSLYNNTTGNNNTAVGRNSLYANTTGNNNTATGFMALSSNTTGTFNTANGSNALLGNTTGSDNTATGHEALYFNTAGIDNVANGRRSLYSNTTGSGNTATGREALSSNSTGNSNVAIGGYAMSSNTTASFNTSTGAFSLYSNTTGSENTANGFYAMQSNTTGEMNTSIGSRTLQTNTTGSRNQAMGFEALFNNTTTDDNIALGFKALRENNANGNIAIGSLALTNNTSGTENTAIGVEAMSGNTTGLSNTAIGFRALKNNGSNGFDNTALGVQTLFWNTSGTGNTAIGYYALRENLAGSFNIALGHKTLNNTRLGNNNIGIGRDALFSNDGGSANIAVGVRALYNAVSRNNLIAVGDSAMFYNTTGTGNTAIGSKGLFNITTGSRNTAVGSKGLFYTQTGSDNTVVGFEAGAVSGGGLFSQCTFVGSSIGIFNNRTNVTALGYSIQNAQCTDNNQVLLGNTAISQIRAQVSGITSYSDARFKSNVSNNMPGISFISKLNPVTYNQNPEMLHRIWGTSEESLANIDHSDIKAKRFIGFIAQEVEQAAKESGFDFPGIEKPLNANEAYSLRYTDFIMPMVKAMQEQQAMIEELKKQVAELQNKMKESK, encoded by the coding sequence ATGAGACACTTTTATGCAACTTTATCAATTCTATTTTTCACAGTTTGCTTCACCTCGTTAGTTGTTGCACAAGCACCACAACTAATTAACTATCAGGCAATTGCCCGGAATGCTTCAGGACAGGCTTTGACTAATCAGGACATCACCATACGTTTTTATGTCAGACAGAATAATCCGGCAGGATTAGTCCTATTTTCTGAGCTTCATAACACGACTACAAATCAATATGGTTTGTTTAGTTTGCAAATTGGCGGAGGAGTACAAATAAACGGGCAATTTGTAAATATTCCCTGGACAGATGGCATGAACAAATTCCTGCAGGTTGAGTTAGACCCTGACGGACCGTTTGGGCCTGAGCCAACATTTGATATGGGAACTCAGCAACTCGTCAGTGTCCCTTTTTCATTATATGCGCAAAATACAAAGTGGGTTAGGTTAGATAACAATAATTTAAGCGTTGGCAACAGTTTATACAACATGAGCGGCTCTGCAAATGTAACTCTTGGCAACCAAAACCTTCAGTCAAACACTTCGGGAGGTCATAACACGGCTGTCGGAAACAATGCTTTAGCAGGTAACACGGACGGTTTTTTTAACACCGCTTTAGGTGGAGGGTCATTAAATGCCAATACTTCCGGGTTCTTCAATACTTCGGCAGGTCATAGTTCGCTCTCCGAAAATACTATCGGACGAGGTAATTCAGCTTTTGGGTTTGAATCACTACTCAGCAATACTTCCGGTTTTTCAAATGTGGCAATAGGTGTTAAATCGCTTGCAATCAACAGCACTCGAAGCAATCTTGTGGCAGTCGGCGACAGTACTTTGTATAACAATGGATTAGGTGCTACATTATTTGAACATGGAACTGCAAATACGGCTTTGGGTTCAAAAGCATTGTTTGCCAATACCATCGGATTTCGAAACACCGCTGTTGGTTCACAGTCTTTATACTTTAATACAATTGGCGCTAACAATGTTGCTTTAGGAGCAAACTCCCTGAGAAATAACAACATAGGTTCTGCAAACTCGGCAATAGGCACTTTTTCTTTAGCGTCCAATACGACGGGCAGCAACAATACCGCAACAGGATACGCAACCCTGCAAGACAATACCACCGGTAGTTCAAATGCTGCGTTCGGCTATTTTTCTTTAGGAAAAAATACTTCCGGTAGCTTCAATGTGGCAACAGGAATGCAATCGCTTTACAATAATACAACGGGCAACAACAATACTGCAGTAGGTCGAAACTCACTTTATGCCAATACTACAGGAAACAACAATACAGCCACCGGATTCATGGCTTTGTCATCAAATACTACCGGTACTTTCAATACAGCAAACGGGAGTAATGCACTTTTGGGAAATACTACCGGCAGTGACAATACCGCTACCGGGCATGAAGCATTGTATTTCAATACGGCAGGGATAGACAATGTTGCAAACGGTCGAAGATCGCTTTATTCCAACACAACCGGTTCGGGAAATACCGCAACAGGTCGTGAAGCCCTGAGTTCAAATTCAACCGGAAACAGTAATGTTGCCATTGGCGGATATGCCATGAGCAGTAATACAACTGCATCTTTTAATACATCCACAGGTGCTTTTTCGCTATATTCCAATACAACAGGATCTGAAAACACTGCCAACGGATTTTATGCCATGCAGTCAAATACTACCGGAGAAATGAATACTTCTATTGGAAGCAGAACATTACAGACAAATACTACCGGTTCAAGAAATCAGGCTATGGGTTTCGAAGCTTTGTTTAACAATACTACTACTGATGACAATATAGCTTTGGGCTTTAAAGCATTGAGAGAAAATAACGCAAATGGAAACATCGCAATAGGATCATTAGCATTAACCAATAATACTTCCGGAACAGAAAATACAGCCATAGGTGTAGAGGCTATGAGTGGGAATACTACCGGACTTAGCAATACGGCTATTGGCTTTAGAGCCTTAAAAAACAATGGATCAAATGGCTTTGACAATACCGCTTTAGGAGTACAAACTTTGTTTTGGAATACCAGCGGTACCGGCAATACAGCCATAGGTTATTATGCTTTAAGAGAAAATTTAGCCGGGTCATTCAATATTGCTTTAGGCCATAAGACTTTGAATAATACCAGACTTGGAAACAATAATATAGGAATTGGACGTGATGCGCTGTTTAGTAATGATGGAGGTAGTGCTAACATTGCTGTAGGTGTAAGGGCATTATATAATGCTGTTTCTCGAAATAACTTAATAGCAGTTGGAGACAGTGCTATGTTTTACAACACCACCGGAACAGGAAATACAGCAATTGGCTCAAAAGGACTTTTTAATATTACAACCGGAAGCAGGAATACTGCAGTTGGATCAAAAGGATTGTTTTATACTCAAACCGGTTCAGATAATACGGTTGTGGGTTTTGAAGCAGGAGCCGTTTCCGGTGGGGGACTTTTTAGTCAATGTACCTTTGTTGGTTCTTCGATTGGAATTTTTAATAACCGGACGAATGTAACGGCTTTAGGCTACTCAATTCAAAACGCACAATGTACCGACAACAATCAGGTACTTTTAGGAAATACAGCCATCAGCCAAATCAGGGCGCAAGTTTCGGGAATTACATCTTACTCTGATGCCCGGTTTAAATCGAACGTTTCAAACAATATGCCCGGTATCAGCTTTATCAGCAAGCTCAACCCGGTTACTTACAACCAAAACCCAGAAATGCTTCACCGAATTTGGGGTACATCCGAAGAGTCCTTGGCAAATATTGACCACTCCGATATCAAAGCAAAACGCTTTATCGGCTTCATCGCCCAGGAAGTAGAGCAAGCAGCCAAAGAAAGCGGATTCGATTTTCCAGGTATAGAAAAACCATTGAATGCAAACGAAGCATATTCTTTGAGATATACCGATTTTATCATGCCTATGGTCAAAGCCATGCAAGAACAACAGGCGATGATCGAAGAATTGAAGAAACAAGTTGCCGAACTGCAAAACAAAATGAAAGAAAGCAAATAA
- a CDS encoding T9SS type A sorting domain-containing protein: MKRLLSTWFIAIFLNANTFAQDVPPTIEEVITALNGNWDWKYTVMSFFPDTVTVEEASPIELSFSNIGPLPPNSIYYMFTGVTVGVASGITEITATANGWSVQFEVNISGSFPWEIIVLNDNELLFLDGSMVVDGPYAHYFTRAVSSDCLQVNPVITGDLFVNCEYETSVLSTQTFDTYQWYRRGYFDSNAVPIPGATGQTYTVNIYDVLSYFSVAVTSDTCSVTSNEVLIDQLISLPPYVVSEGDFTIDTNGNTIVCPGDTLWLTAYNIANLQWYINGESLGAINQNPLPVTYTGNYTVTGNDPICTLNPVSLGLEIGVIAPPKPQLEPLSLTEEIGILVNNAEDFVSFQWYYNGMPIINATNSSYLFDSLQFGDFYVATIDSYGCNAFSDIYSFTTGTDSPDLMNPVLFYPMPVSETLYFGNLSNEQIYTATLYELTGRILFQNQVNNNSGIKISHLPEGIYLCKISDSRGSLYIQKVVIAR; the protein is encoded by the coding sequence ATGAAAAGATTACTGTCAACATGGTTTATTGCTATTTTTTTAAATGCAAACACATTTGCACAAGATGTGCCTCCAACAATTGAAGAAGTAATTACAGCCTTAAACGGCAATTGGGATTGGAAATATACAGTAATGAGTTTTTTTCCGGATACAGTTACAGTTGAAGAAGCGAGTCCAATTGAACTTAGTTTCAGCAATATCGGACCATTGCCCCCCAATTCCATTTACTATATGTTCACCGGTGTTACGGTAGGGGTTGCAAGCGGAATTACAGAGATTACTGCAACAGCTAACGGTTGGTCGGTACAATTTGAAGTCAATATAAGCGGTTCGTTTCCATGGGAAATCATCGTGTTAAATGATAACGAGCTTTTGTTTTTAGACGGCTCAATGGTAGTAGATGGCCCTTATGCCCATTATTTTACCAGAGCTGTTTCCTCAGACTGTTTACAGGTGAATCCGGTAATAACGGGCGATCTGTTTGTGAACTGTGAATATGAAACTAGTGTACTAAGTACTCAAACCTTCGACACCTATCAATGGTATAGAAGAGGTTATTTTGATTCAAATGCTGTTCCTATTCCGGGCGCTACGGGTCAGACTTATACTGTGAATATTTACGATGTGCTCAGTTACTTTAGTGTTGCCGTAACCTCAGATACTTGTTCTGTAACTTCAAATGAAGTGCTGATTGACCAATTGATTAGTTTGCCGCCCTATGTGGTGAGCGAGGGAGATTTTACCATAGACACTAATGGCAATACCATTGTTTGCCCGGGTGATACATTGTGGCTGACAGCTTATAATATTGCCAATTTGCAATGGTATATCAACGGGGAATCTTTGGGGGCTATTAACCAAAACCCGCTGCCGGTTACTTATACCGGGAATTACACAGTAACAGGCAATGATCCTATCTGTACGCTGAATCCGGTGAGCCTTGGGCTTGAAATAGGAGTAATTGCACCTCCAAAACCGCAATTAGAACCCTTATCCTTAACCGAAGAAATAGGGATTTTGGTGAATAATGCCGAGGACTTCGTCTCTTTCCAATGGTATTACAATGGTATGCCGATTATAAACGCAACAAATTCATCATACTTATTTGATAGTTTGCAATTTGGCGACTTTTATGTAGCAACTATTGATTCTTATGGATGTAATGCGTTTTCTGACATTTATAGTTTTACGACAGGTACAGACTCTCCGGATTTAATGAATCCCGTTTTATTTTATCCTATGCCGGTATCTGAAACACTATACTTTGGAAACCTTTCGAATGAACAAATTTATACAGCCACGCTTTATGAATTGACCGGACGAATTTTGTTTCAAAATCAGGTTAATAATAATTCAGGAATAAAAATTTCACATCTGCCCGAAGGCATTTATCTTTGTAAAATCAGCGATTCGAGAGGGAGTTTATACATTCAAAAAGTAGTTATAGCAAGATAA
- a CDS encoding T9SS type A sorting domain-containing protein → MSYQRISAMLALCLVVAAFSYIFIQRFALSENKNIVSRDILRPDEAHFLARTYPDFTLDLEAYVKTVNKAKQHETLNLKNSATDTPWNLEGPTNIGGRINTIAVHPTNSDIIYVGCAKGGVFKTTDGGDNWIPIFDDQPFLAIGHIALDPVNPEIVYVGTGDVNISITFAVGNGLYKSTDGGNTWTNIGLAEGRIISKIRINPQNPSEIYVGTMGNPYERDENRGLYKTTNGGNSWNKVLFVDDDAGVVDVVMNPENPSIVYATSWNRIRNNQETIVAGEDCKIWKTVNGGANWTNLTNGLPEGDLNRIGLDMFATNPDILVAVIVDVSSQLNGVYRTDDGGDSWYQIASSDSFGGDDPLGNFGWYFGKININPLNDQEIYLLGVDLHKTTNNGTDWQLATPEWWIYDVHADKHALVFTQENSILLATDGGLYRSDDSAASWVDVEDIPNTQFYRIAYNPHQPGIYTGGAQDNGTTSGSIAAIDDWIRIYGADGFQPVYHPTDPNIFYCEMQNGSIVVTSNGGDSFSGCNSGIDNEDRTNWDTPYIMSAHNPDVLYRGTYRIYINTTGPDESWEAISPDLTDGVIFGNNFHNITSIAESPLSPDILYAGTSDGNVWRSLNMGGDWENINGTLPDRYVTSVHCSPGSADVVYTTISGYKGNGFLPHVFKSYNYGSTWEDISSDLPPMGVNDIWIMPDIPQDTVLAVATDIGVYGSVNGGFSWMRLGSNMPYVSVFDITYDPVNRRLVAGTFARSMMSFPIDSLLQVNDEDPVGIFTQISASAPLVIFPNPASQKITLQLLEPVTDEWVKMNMFNIQGQLKLTRFLPVNGLQSSVEVDDLVSGIYVVELVSGSKTYRGKVIVE, encoded by the coding sequence ATGAGTTATCAGCGAATTTCAGCAATGCTTGCGCTATGTTTGGTAGTTGCAGCATTTAGTTATATTTTTATCCAGCGTTTTGCTCTGTCGGAAAATAAGAATATTGTTAGCAGGGATATATTGCGTCCCGATGAGGCACATTTCCTTGCCCGGACCTATCCTGATTTCACGCTTGACCTCGAAGCTTATGTAAAAACGGTCAACAAAGCAAAACAACACGAAACCCTGAACCTTAAAAACAGTGCCACTGATACTCCCTGGAATCTTGAAGGTCCGACAAATATTGGGGGTCGAATTAATACGATTGCTGTTCATCCTACCAACAGCGACATTATTTATGTGGGTTGTGCAAAAGGAGGAGTGTTTAAAACGACTGATGGCGGAGATAACTGGATTCCGATTTTTGACGATCAGCCTTTTTTAGCCATCGGACATATAGCATTGGATCCTGTAAATCCCGAAATTGTTTACGTGGGGACCGGTGATGTCAATATTTCTATCACTTTTGCCGTTGGAAACGGATTGTATAAAAGCACAGATGGGGGGAACACCTGGACAAATATCGGATTGGCAGAAGGTCGGATTATTTCAAAAATAAGAATTAACCCGCAAAATCCAAGTGAAATCTATGTCGGAACTATGGGAAACCCTTATGAGCGGGACGAAAATCGCGGGCTATACAAAACCACAAATGGAGGCAACTCCTGGAATAAAGTATTGTTTGTAGATGATGATGCCGGCGTAGTGGATGTGGTGATGAACCCCGAAAACCCAAGTATTGTCTATGCAACTTCGTGGAACAGGATACGCAATAACCAGGAAACAATTGTTGCCGGAGAGGACTGCAAAATCTGGAAAACCGTGAACGGTGGTGCCAACTGGACGAACCTGACAAACGGGCTTCCCGAAGGAGATTTAAACCGGATTGGTCTCGACATGTTTGCTACTAATCCCGATATCCTCGTAGCGGTCATTGTGGATGTAAGCAGTCAGTTAAACGGAGTTTACCGAACCGATGACGGCGGAGACAGTTGGTACCAAATTGCATCTTCCGATTCCTTTGGGGGAGATGATCCGCTGGGCAACTTTGGTTGGTATTTCGGAAAAATAAACATCAACCCTTTGAATGATCAGGAAATCTATCTGCTTGGTGTGGACTTACACAAAACTACGAATAATGGAACAGATTGGCAACTGGCCACTCCTGAATGGTGGATTTATGATGTTCATGCAGATAAACATGCCCTGGTGTTTACACAGGAAAATTCAATTTTATTAGCTACAGACGGGGGGTTATATCGCTCAGATGATAGCGCAGCTTCCTGGGTGGATGTGGAAGACATTCCAAACACTCAGTTTTACCGGATTGCCTACAACCCCCATCAACCGGGCATTTATACCGGAGGAGCACAAGACAACGGTACAACTTCCGGCAGCATTGCTGCGATTGATGATTGGATCAGAATTTACGGAGCCGATGGATTTCAGCCTGTATATCACCCTACAGACCCCAACATTTTTTATTGTGAAATGCAGAATGGCAGCATAGTGGTTACTTCCAACGGTGGTGATAGTTTTTCGGGTTGTAACTCAGGTATTGATAATGAAGACCGCACCAATTGGGATACCCCTTATATCATGAGCGCTCACAATCCGGATGTGTTGTACAGAGGCACCTATCGCATATATATCAACACAACTGGACCCGATGAAAGCTGGGAAGCCATTAGTCCTGACCTCACAGATGGCGTTATATTTGGTAATAATTTTCACAATATTACCTCGATTGCCGAATCTCCCCTAAGCCCCGATATCTTATATGCCGGAACTTCGGATGGAAATGTCTGGCGCAGCCTGAATATGGGTGGAGACTGGGAAAATATCAATGGTACTTTGCCTGACCGTTATGTTACCTCTGTTCATTGTTCTCCGGGATCAGCCGATGTAGTCTATACTACTATATCCGGCTATAAAGGCAATGGATTTTTACCCCATGTTTTTAAATCCTATAACTATGGGAGTACCTGGGAAGACATTAGCTCCGATTTGCCACCTATGGGAGTAAATGATATCTGGATTATGCCCGATATACCGCAAGATACTGTCTTAGCAGTAGCGACCGATATAGGGGTCTATGGCTCAGTGAATGGTGGTTTTTCCTGGATGCGCCTTGGCAGCAATATGCCTTATGTCAGTGTGTTCGACATAACCTATGACCCTGTAAACCGCCGGTTGGTTGCCGGAACCTTTGCCCGTTCCATGATGAGTTTTCCTATTGATTCATTGCTTCAGGTAAATGACGAAGACCCAGTGGGAATCTTTACCCAGATTTCAGCATCTGCCCCACTTGTTATTTTCCCCAATCCGGCAAGTCAGAAAATTACTTTACAACTTTTGGAACCTGTTACAGACGAGTGGGTAAAAATGAATATGTTTAATATTCAAGGTCAATTGAAGCTTACCCGGTTTTTACCGGTAAATGGACTACAAAGTTCTGTTGAAGTTGATGACCTGGTTTCGGGAATCTATGTCGTTGAATTAGTTTCCGGTTCAAAAACTTACAGAGGGAAAGTCATTGTGGAATAA